The genomic DNA TGATGAAGGCATCTGGTGTTGAATTTGTTAAATTTAGTGATGCCGATATTAAACGTGGATATGAAGTACGTGAGGCAACAATTAAAAAGTTAAAAGGAAAATTATTTTCTGAAGAAGCATATAATAGACTTGAAAAAAGTTTAAAAGCTCAAAAGAAGTAGAAAGAACTCATGATACGCAAGATAGAAGAAGTTACAGATCTCGTTGTAGGCTGGCTAGTTGTGGCCAATGTTGCTGTTATGCTAGGCTTAAGTGTTTTGGCCATTATCTTTCGTTGGTTTGATATTTCATTTTCTTGGGTTGATCCACTTGTTCGACATCTCGTATTTGCTCTGGCCTTCTTAGGTGCAACACTTGCCAGTGGAAAGTCGAGGCATATTGCAATTGAGATTTTACCAAAATTTTTAGAGAGTGAAGGTAAACACCGTTCTTTATTCATTCTAAATAAGATAACTCAAGTGTGTATTATTGTTGGAACAACTTGGCTTTTTGCTTCAGGTGTTCAGTTCTATAATGTCGAGAAACAATTTGGAAACTTAACTTCACTGGGATTGCACTCTTCTGTTTTAGTCGCAATCATTCCAATTGGCTTCGCCCTGATCTTCATTCGCACGATCTTGGCATTTTTAAATTTTAAGGAAGATTATGAGCCTCATAACAATTAGTATTGCCGCATTTATTTTGGCACTAATTGGAGTGCCACTCTTTGTTGTTCTTGGAAGTCTTGCCCTTGCAGCTTTCTTTCATAATGGAATTGAGCCGTCGGCCGTCTCTGTTGAAATTTACCGTCTCGCATCGGCTCCGACAATTCTAACGATACCTCTTTTTACTTTTGCTGGTTACTTACTTGCTGAATCGAATGCACCAAAAAGACTATTTCGTTTCACGAATGCGCTACTTTCATGGATGCCTGGAGGAGTTGCTATTGTTGGACTCGTTCTTTGTGCTTTCTTTACTGCCTTTACTGGTGCTAGTGGGGTAACGATTGTTGCTTTAGGTGGATTAATTTATCCAATTCTTATGAATCGCGGTCACGATGATAAATTCACGATGGGATTTATTACGACTTCAGGTTCTTTAGGTCTTCTCTTTCCACCAAGCTTACCAATTATTCTCTATGGAATTGTAGCAGGAGTGGATATTGATCAGCTTTTTAAGGCCGGTATTGTTCCAGGAATGCTTCTCATCATTGGTTTAGCAATTTATTCAATCTTAAAGGCTCCGAAGAACCATAGTGAAAGAGGGAAGTTTGATTTGAAAGAGGCGCTTCTTTCTTTAAAGGGCGCAGCGTTTGAATTATTTTTGGCCCCTGCTGTACTTGTCGGAATTTACGGTGGGATTGTAACGGTTACAGAAGCAGCTGCCTTTACTGCGTTTTATATTTTAATGATCGAGTGCTTTGTCTATCGTGATCTAAGCTTTACAAAGGATGTACCTAAAATCGTTGTGGATTCAATGACAATGGTAGGTGCTATTTTAATTATTCTCTGTTGTGCTCTTGGCTTAACTAATTTCTTAGTAGATGAAGAGGTGCCTAATCAACTCTTTGGTGCTTTTAACCACATTCTTACGAACAAGTACGCTTTTCTTGCTTTCTTGAACATCTTCCTTTTAATTGTTGGAAGTTTAATGGATATATTTAGTGCGATAATTGTCGTCGTACCTCTCATCCTTCCATTAGCTCAAGAGTTTGATATTCATCCAATTCACTTGGCCATCGTCTTTTTAACAAATTTAGAGATCGGCTATATAACTCCTCCAGTGGGAATAAACCTCTTTATTAGTTCTATTCGATTTAAGAGACCGATTACTGAACTGTATCGCTCGGCCTTACCTTTTCTTCTTATTTTACTAATTTGTTTGGCCATTATTACCTATGTTCCTGCCCTGAGTCTTATCTGGGTAAAATAAAGAGGATGAATATTTTTAAATACTTACAAATTTTTGCCTTGGGTTTTACTGCCTCGGCCTTAGACGTGAAAAAAGGTGAGTGGGACTTTGAAGTCTATGAAGGACCACTGGACCCTCGATTAGTTATTGATTATCAAAACGATAAACAAGAGTTCCTTGATGAGGTTACAGGACGGACATACTTTAGTGTAATGCTTGAGCCTGCTATCTT from Halobacteriovorax sp. DA5 includes the following:
- a CDS encoding TRAP transporter small permease; translation: MIRKIEEVTDLVVGWLVVANVAVMLGLSVLAIIFRWFDISFSWVDPLVRHLVFALAFLGATLASGKSRHIAIEILPKFLESEGKHRSLFILNKITQVCIIVGTTWLFASGVQFYNVEKQFGNLTSLGLHSSVLVAIIPIGFALIFIRTILAFLNFKEDYEPHNN
- a CDS encoding TRAP transporter large permease, translated to MSLITISIAAFILALIGVPLFVVLGSLALAAFFHNGIEPSAVSVEIYRLASAPTILTIPLFTFAGYLLAESNAPKRLFRFTNALLSWMPGGVAIVGLVLCAFFTAFTGASGVTIVALGGLIYPILMNRGHDDKFTMGFITTSGSLGLLFPPSLPIILYGIVAGVDIDQLFKAGIVPGMLLIIGLAIYSILKAPKNHSERGKFDLKEALLSLKGAAFELFLAPAVLVGIYGGIVTVTEAAAFTAFYILMIECFVYRDLSFTKDVPKIVVDSMTMVGAILIILCCALGLTNFLVDEEVPNQLFGAFNHILTNKYAFLAFLNIFLLIVGSLMDIFSAIIVVVPLILPLAQEFDIHPIHLAIVFLTNLEIGYITPPVGINLFISSIRFKRPITELYRSALPFLLILLICLAIITYVPALSLIWVK